A part of Ooceraea biroi isolate clonal line C1 chromosome 10, Obir_v5.4, whole genome shotgun sequence genomic DNA contains:
- the LOC105285104 gene encoding uncharacterized protein LOC105285104 isoform X2, whose protein sequence is MQFSTKLLLRILAFLFPTLFVTTSYCIFVIQAKSVKLLLEQIRNDLTLLKNKVEIDIIKKYAGGMKFITMTSIVSSYAGTVCYVMSQYLLPLMLDVILPLNASRSLEFLVITEYFINREKYFWLLLFHEVFTVYLGLTTICSTGGTTIMYFLHSCALFKVASYRIENVVDKNILAGPVPTRICLLQQRVVRAVLIHHRAIEYIELWSSSFMVPYTILIIIGVSSLSFNLFHLLQLVIDMDEPSEMYCTFFLLITHVGYMFVLNYGGQEVQNHGMQLFEAIYNGLWYTAPLHTQKLLLFLMQKATVKVNVVCGSIFIASMEGFVTLVSTAVSYFTVMYSTR, encoded by the exons ATGCAATTCAGTACAAAGCTCCTTCTCAGGATCCTGGCATTTCTGTTTCCTACTCTTTTCGTAACTACAAGCTATTGCATTTTCGTCATACAGGCAAAGAGT GTAAAGCTGCTCCTAGAACAGATACGAAATGACTTAACTCTGTTAAAAAACAAAGTGGAAATTGACATTATCAAAAAGTATGCTGGCGGtatgaaatttataacaatGACTTCGATCG TGTCTTCTTATGCTGGTACAGTCTGTTACGTAATGTCACAATATCTTTTACCACTGATGCTTGATGTCATACTACCGTTAAATGCATCACGATCTTTAGAATTCCTTGTAATCACGGAATACTTTATCAAtcgcgagaaatatttttggcTACTACTCTTCCATGAAGTGTTTACCGTTTATTTGGGACTGACCACAATATGTAGCACTGGTGGAACAACAATAATGTACTTTCTACACTCATGTGCACTATTTAAAGTAGCAAG CTATCGAATAGAAAACGTAGTCGATAAGAATATATTAGCGGGCCCTGTTCCTACAAGAATATGTCTTCTTCAGCAGAGGGTTGTTCGTGCAGTTCTAATTCATCACAGAGCCATCGA GTATATTGAACTATGGTCATCCAGTTTTATGGTACCGTACACTATTTTGATCATAATTGGAGTTAGTTCCTTAAGTTTTAATCTTTTCCAT TTACTTCAATTAGTAATCGATATGGATGAACCTAGTGAGATGTATTGTACGTTTTTCTTGTTGATAACTCATGTTGGCTACATGTTCGTCCTTAATTATGGTGGACAAGAAGTACAAAATCACGGAATGCAATTATTTGAAGCGAT TTATAATGGATTGTGGTATACAGCACCGTTACATACGCAAAAATTGCTATTATTTCTGATGCAAAAAGCAACAGTGAAAGTTAATGTAGTATGCGGCAGTATATTTATTGCGTCTATGGAAGGTTTTGTCACG CTTGTGAGTACAGCAGTATCTTATTTCACAGTGATGTACTCCACGCGGTAA
- the LOC113561439 gene encoding uncharacterized protein LOC113561439 isoform X2 has product MHEIEERYYQLNENILKILGLWPYQQSNFARLRKVLFLGILSGYIIVQVKLLLEQIRDDWNLLNGKLEIDIIKQYASSVKLVSMVAIVFCHFDTLCYITVELLPLILDVISPLNKSRSLKLIANTEYFVNREKYIWVMLLHEITATYIRVITICCTSITMMMYILHACALFKVASYRMKNALGEDVLRIPNSVKEYLLYQRIAHVVIIHRRAIAFIELPISSFTVAFTILILVGVSSLSFNLFHLFQIITVNTDFAELYAVLVSIVAHFGYMFIINYGGEIVQNHGIQIFDATYNGLWYASPFCIQKLVLFVMQRAIVKITLTCGNIFVASLEGFVTLASSAISYFTVIYSTR; this is encoded by the exons ATGCATGAAATTGAAGAACGCTATTACCAACTCAATGAAAATATCCTTAAGATACTTGGTCTATGGCCTTATCAGCAATCAAATTTTGCTCGACTACGAAAAGTACTATTTCTTGGTATTCTTTCAGGATACATTATCGTTCAG GTGAAGCTGCTGCTAGAGCAGATACGAGATGACTGGAATTTGTTGAACGGCAAATtggaaattgatattataaaacaatatgcCAGTAGCGTGAAACTTGTTTCAATGGTTGCAATTG tgttttgtcattttgacACATTGTGTTACATAACTGTGGAACTTCTGCCGTTGATACTTGATGTTATATCACCGTTAAATAAATCACGATCTTTGAAACTTATCGCGAACACGGAATACTTTGTTAACCGGGAAAAATATATCTGGGTAATGTTACTCCATGAAATAACTGCCACTTATATAAGGGTGATCACGATATGTTGTACCAGTATAACTATGATGATGTACATCTTGCACGCATGTGCGTTGTTTAAAGTAGCAAG CTATCGAATGAAAAATGCACTTGGAGAGGATGTGTTAAGGATTCCTAATTCTGTAAAGGAATATCTTCTTTATCAGAGGATTGCCCACGTAGTTATTATTCATCGAAGGGCCATCGC CTTTATTGAGCTTCCAATATCGAGTTTTACGGTGGCGTTTACTATTCTGATTTTGGTCGGAGTTAGTTCCTTAAGTTTTAATCTTTTCCAT TTGTTTCAAATAATAACAGTTAACACTGATTTTGCTGAATTATATGCAGTTCTTGTATCAATAGTGGCCCACTTTGGCTAcatgtttataattaattatggcgGAGAAATTGTACAGAATCATGGAATACAAATATTTGATGCAAC ttATAATGGATTGTGGTATGCATCACCGTTTTGTATACAGAAACTGGTATTATTCGTAATGCAAAGGGCAATAGTAAAAATCACTTTGACATGTGGGAATATATTTGTGGCGTCTTTAGAAGGTTTTGTTAcg CTTGCTAGTTCAGCAATATCTTATTTCACAGTAATTTATTCGACGCGATAA
- the LOC113561439 gene encoding uncharacterized protein LOC113561439 isoform X1, whose translation MHEIEERYYQLNENILKILGLWPYQQSNFARLRKVLFLGILSGYIIVQLLSFLTMQYSINLLLKVFTFVFPTLFVTIKYCIFIIQAENVKLLLEQIRDDWNLLNGKLEIDIIKQYASSVKLVSMVAIVFCHFDTLCYITVELLPLILDVISPLNKSRSLKLIANTEYFVNREKYIWVMLLHEITATYIRVITICCTSITMMMYILHACALFKVASYRMKNALGEDVLRIPNSVKEYLLYQRIAHVVIIHRRAIAFIELPISSFTVAFTILILVGVSSLSFNLFHLFQIITVNTDFAELYAVLVSIVAHFGYMFIINYGGEIVQNHGIQIFDATYNGLWYASPFCIQKLVLFVMQRAIVKITLTCGNIFVASLEGFVTLASSAISYFTVIYSTR comes from the exons ATGCATGAAATTGAAGAACGCTATTACCAACTCAATGAAAATATCCTTAAGATACTTGGTCTATGGCCTTATCAGCAATCAAATTTTGCTCGACTACGAAAAGTACTATTTCTTGGTATTCTTTCAGGATACATTATCGTTCAG TTGCTATCATTTTTGACAATGCAATATAGTATAAATCTTCTTCTTAAAGTTTTCACATTTGTATTTCCTACTCTTTTTGTCACAATAAagtattgcatttttataattcaagcGGAGAAT GTGAAGCTGCTGCTAGAGCAGATACGAGATGACTGGAATTTGTTGAACGGCAAATtggaaattgatattataaaacaatatgcCAGTAGCGTGAAACTTGTTTCAATGGTTGCAATTG tgttttgtcattttgacACATTGTGTTACATAACTGTGGAACTTCTGCCGTTGATACTTGATGTTATATCACCGTTAAATAAATCACGATCTTTGAAACTTATCGCGAACACGGAATACTTTGTTAACCGGGAAAAATATATCTGGGTAATGTTACTCCATGAAATAACTGCCACTTATATAAGGGTGATCACGATATGTTGTACCAGTATAACTATGATGATGTACATCTTGCACGCATGTGCGTTGTTTAAAGTAGCAAG CTATCGAATGAAAAATGCACTTGGAGAGGATGTGTTAAGGATTCCTAATTCTGTAAAGGAATATCTTCTTTATCAGAGGATTGCCCACGTAGTTATTATTCATCGAAGGGCCATCGC CTTTATTGAGCTTCCAATATCGAGTTTTACGGTGGCGTTTACTATTCTGATTTTGGTCGGAGTTAGTTCCTTAAGTTTTAATCTTTTCCAT TTGTTTCAAATAATAACAGTTAACACTGATTTTGCTGAATTATATGCAGTTCTTGTATCAATAGTGGCCCACTTTGGCTAcatgtttataattaattatggcgGAGAAATTGTACAGAATCATGGAATACAAATATTTGATGCAAC ttATAATGGATTGTGGTATGCATCACCGTTTTGTATACAGAAACTGGTATTATTCGTAATGCAAAGGGCAATAGTAAAAATCACTTTGACATGTGGGAATATATTTGTGGCGTCTTTAGAAGGTTTTGTTAcg CTTGCTAGTTCAGCAATATCTTATTTCACAGTAATTTATTCGACGCGATAA
- the LOC105285104 gene encoding uncharacterized protein LOC105285104 isoform X1 has product MYGIEEYYYKVNRGFLKTLGLWPYQQPYIAQLQKVVFSSVFLTFILAQCLAFFTMQFSTKLLLRILAFLFPTLFVTTSYCIFVIQAKSVKLLLEQIRNDLTLLKNKVEIDIIKKYAGGMKFITMTSIVSSYAGTVCYVMSQYLLPLMLDVILPLNASRSLEFLVITEYFINREKYFWLLLFHEVFTVYLGLTTICSTGGTTIMYFLHSCALFKVASYRIENVVDKNILAGPVPTRICLLQQRVVRAVLIHHRAIEYIELWSSSFMVPYTILIIIGVSSLSFNLFHLLQLVIDMDEPSEMYCTFFLLITHVGYMFVLNYGGQEVQNHGMQLFEAIYNGLWYTAPLHTQKLLLFLMQKATVKVNVVCGSIFIASMEGFVTLVSTAVSYFTVMYSTR; this is encoded by the exons ATGTACGGGATTGAAGAGTATTATTACAAAGTCAATCGAGGTTTCCTGAAGACGCTTGGCTTATGGCCTTATCAGCAACCATACATTGCTCAATTACAGAAAGTAGTATTTTCCAGTGTTTTTTTGACGTTTATTCTTGCTCAG TGCTTAGCATTTTTTACAATGCAATTCAGTACAAAGCTCCTTCTCAGGATCCTGGCATTTCTGTTTCCTACTCTTTTCGTAACTACAAGCTATTGCATTTTCGTCATACAGGCAAAGAGT GTAAAGCTGCTCCTAGAACAGATACGAAATGACTTAACTCTGTTAAAAAACAAAGTGGAAATTGACATTATCAAAAAGTATGCTGGCGGtatgaaatttataacaatGACTTCGATCG TGTCTTCTTATGCTGGTACAGTCTGTTACGTAATGTCACAATATCTTTTACCACTGATGCTTGATGTCATACTACCGTTAAATGCATCACGATCTTTAGAATTCCTTGTAATCACGGAATACTTTATCAAtcgcgagaaatatttttggcTACTACTCTTCCATGAAGTGTTTACCGTTTATTTGGGACTGACCACAATATGTAGCACTGGTGGAACAACAATAATGTACTTTCTACACTCATGTGCACTATTTAAAGTAGCAAG CTATCGAATAGAAAACGTAGTCGATAAGAATATATTAGCGGGCCCTGTTCCTACAAGAATATGTCTTCTTCAGCAGAGGGTTGTTCGTGCAGTTCTAATTCATCACAGAGCCATCGA GTATATTGAACTATGGTCATCCAGTTTTATGGTACCGTACACTATTTTGATCATAATTGGAGTTAGTTCCTTAAGTTTTAATCTTTTCCAT TTACTTCAATTAGTAATCGATATGGATGAACCTAGTGAGATGTATTGTACGTTTTTCTTGTTGATAACTCATGTTGGCTACATGTTCGTCCTTAATTATGGTGGACAAGAAGTACAAAATCACGGAATGCAATTATTTGAAGCGAT TTATAATGGATTGTGGTATACAGCACCGTTACATACGCAAAAATTGCTATTATTTCTGATGCAAAAAGCAACAGTGAAAGTTAATGTAGTATGCGGCAGTATATTTATTGCGTCTATGGAAGGTTTTGTCACG CTTGTGAGTACAGCAGTATCTTATTTCACAGTGATGTACTCCACGCGGTAA
- the LOC105285732 gene encoding uncharacterized protein LOC105285732: protein MHEIEEHYYQINQNFLKILGLWPYQQSNFARLRKVLFLGILSGYIIVQLLSFLTMQFSVNLLLKIFTFVFPTLFVTIKYCIFITQAENVKLLLEQIRDDWNLLNGKLEIDIIKQYASSVRLISMIAIVFCHFDTLCYVTVELLPLILDVISPLNKSRSLKLIANTEYFVNREKYIWVMLLHEITAIYIRVITVCCTSVTIMMYILHACALFKVASYRMKNALGEDVLVIPNSLKEYLLYQRIAHVVIIHRRAIAYIELWISSFTVTFTILILIGVSSLSFNLFHLFQIITVNTDFAELYAVLISIVAHFGYMFIINYGGEIVQNHGIQVFEATYNGLWYASPFRIQKLVLFIMQRAIVKINLTCGNIFVASLEGFVTLASSAISYFTVIYSTRGN from the exons ATGCATGAAATTGAAGAACACTATTACCAAATCAATCAAAATTTTCTTAAGATACTTGGTCTATGGCCTTATCAGCAATCAAATTTTGCTCGACTACGAAAAGTACTATTTCTTGGTATTCTTTCAGGATACATTATCGTTCAG TTGCTATCATTTTTGACAATGCAATTTAGTGTAAATCTTCTTCTTAAAATTTTCACATTTGTATTTCCTACTCTTTTTGTCACAATAAagtattgcatttttataactCAAGCGGAGAAT GTGAAGCTGCTGTTAGAGCAGATACGAGATGACTGGAATTTGTTGAACGGCAAATtggaaattgatattataaaacaatatgcTAGTAGTGTGAGACTTATTTCAATGATTGCAATTG tattttgtcattttgacaCATTGTGTTACGTAACAGTGGAACTTCTGCCGTTGATACTTGATGTTATATCACCGTTAAATAAATCACGATCTTTGAAACTTATCGCGAACACGGAATACTTTGTTAACCGGGAAAAATATATCTGGGTAATGTTACTCCATGAAATAACTGCTATTTATATAAGAGTGATCACGGTATGTTGTACCAGTGTAACTATTATGATGTACATCTTGCACGCATGTGCGCTGTTTAAAGTAGCAAG CTATCGAATGAAAAATGCACTTGGAGAGGATGTGCTAGTGATTCCTAATTCTCTAAAGGAATATCTTCTTTATCAGAGGATTGCGCACGTAGTTATTATTCATCGAAGAGCCATCGC CTATATTGAGCTTTGGATATCGAGTTTTACGGTGACGTTCACTATTCTGATTTTGATCGGAGTTAGCTCCTTAAGTTTTAATCTGTTCCAT TTGTTTCAAATAATAACAGTTAACACTGATTTTGCTGAATTATATGCAGTTCTTATATCAATAGTGGCCCACTTTGGCTAcatgtttataattaattatggcgGAGAAATTGTGCAGAATCATGGAATACAAGTATTTGAAGCAAC ttATAATGGATTGTGGTACGCATCGCCGTTTCGTATACAGAAACTGGTATTATTCATAATGCAAAGGGCAATAGTAAAAATCAATTTGACATGTGGGAATATATTTGTGGCGTCTTTGGAAGGTTTTGTTACG CTTGCTAGTTCAGCAATATCTTATTTCACAGTAATTTATTCGACGCGAGGAAACTGa
- the LOC105284602 gene encoding uncharacterized protein LOC105284602: MHEIEERYYQLNENILKILGLWPYQQTNFARLRKVLFLGILSGYIIVQLLSFLTMQYSINLLLKVFTFVFPTLFVTIKYCIFIIQAENVKLLLEQIRDDWNLLNGKLEIDIIKQYASSVKLVSMVAIVFCHFDTLCYITVELLPLILDVISPLNKSRSLKLIANTEYFVNREKYIWVMLLHEITATYIRVITICCTSITMMMYILHACALFKVASYRMKNALGEDVLRIPNSVKEYLLYQRIAHVVIIHRRAIAYIELSISSFTVTFTILILIGVSSLSFNLFHLFQIITVNTDFAELYAVLVSIVAHFGYMFIINYGGEIVQYHGIQIFDATYNGLWYASPFRIQKLVLFVMQRAIAKITLTCGNIFVASLEGFVTLASSAISYFTVIYSTR; the protein is encoded by the exons ATGCACGAAATTGAAGAACGCTATTACCAACTCAATGAAAATATCCTTAAGATACTTGGTCTATGGCCTTATCAGCAAACAAATTTTGCTCGACTACGAAAAGTACTATTTCTTGGTATTCTTTCAGGATACATTATCGTTCAG TTGCTATCATTTTTGACAATGCAATATAGTATAAATCTTCTTCTTAAAGTTTTCACATTTGTATTTCCTACTCTTTTTGTCACAATAAagtattgcatttttataattcaagcGGAGAAT GTGAAGCTGCTGCTAGAGCAGATACGAGATGACTGGAATTTGTTGAACGGCAAATtggaaattgatattataaaacaatatgcCAGTAGCGTGAAACTTGTTTCAATGGTTGCAATTG tgttttgtcattttgacACATTGTGTTACATAACTGTGGAACTTCTGCCGTTGATACTTGATGTTATATCACCGTTAAATAAATCACGATCTTTGAAACTTATCGCGAACACGGAATACTTTGTTAACCGGGAAAAATATATCTGGGTAATGTTACTCCATGAAATAACTGCCACTTATATAAGGGTGATCACGATATGTTGTACCAGTATAACTATGATGATGTACATCTTGCACGCATGTGCGTTGTTTAAAGTAGCAAG CTATCGAATGAAAAATGCACTTGGAGAGGATGTGTTAAGGATTCCTAATTCTGTAAAGGAATATCTTCTTTATCAGAGGATTGCCCACGTAGTTATTATTCATCGAAGGGCCATCGC CTATATTGAGCTTTCAATATCGAGTTTTACGGTGACGTTTACTATTCTGATTTTGATCGGAGTTAGCTCCTTAAGTTTTAATCTTTTCCAT TTGTTTCAAATAATAACAGTTAACACTGATTTTGCTGAATTATATGCAGTTCTTGTATCAATAGTGGCCCACTTTGGCTAcatgtttataattaattatggcgGAGAAATTGTACAGTATCATGGAATACAAATATTTGATGCAAC ttATAATGGATTGTGGTATGCATCACCGTTTCGTATACAGAAACTGGTATTATTCGTAATGCAAAGGGCAATAGCAAAAATCACTTTGACATGTGGGAATATATTTGTGGCGTCTTTAGAAGGTTTTGTTAcg CTTGCTAGTTCAGCAATATCTTATTTCACAGTAATTTATTCGACGCGATAA